The Vibrio sp. 10N DNA window CAAATCGCTAGATTCGAGATACAGAAGCATTTCATAACTACTTGATAAGTAGATATCGTCATAGCCTAACAACAACATGTAGTCTTTAGGTAAATGGTTAGCTTCTGGGGAAGGTGCTTTCAATATATCAAACTCGTCAGCTAAGAACATTTTTGTGAGTAGTTCATTGTCCCCTTCCAAAATTCTCTCAATAGCCTTGATATGTGGAACTACTGTTGCCTTCATTATGCTTAATTCAGAGAACAAAATGTTGTGACACTGATGAAATACATATGAAGTCGCATATACTTTCTGCTTACTTTCTCGCACTCTACGAGTGTTGAACTGGATAAACAACACCGTCAAAGATGCACCTAACGTAGCTAAGAATGGAAGAAACAATTTCTCACTAAGCATTACAACCTCGCTCACTACTGCTAAAAATCACATAACGCCTTGCTAAGTTGCAGCTAACGACCACCACACTCAAGCAAAGCCACCTTAATCACTGAACTCAACCAAACCAAAATCGCCGAGCGTTAGCTGTCGACTTGAGCAATTTGTTAGGCATTCAGTTCACGGATTATCAAACTACCTAGCTGCCGTGTGTTGTAAGGGTTACCGTTGCTATTTAGTATTGATACGCCCAACTCTTTGGCTACTAGCCTCAAATGTGGTTTAGCTGGCAATAGAGGCGCACCATTCTTAATGACTTCTATTGAACCATTTTCTCGTTCGACAATGGTTAATTCTCCCCAGACACCCTCTTTAACTTTGGGTATATCGCGATTGAGACAGCTAGGTTTCGTCAGTTTGCTCAAAGCAAGTGTATATTTTGAGCCTGAACCCGAAGTGCACATTAGAGATTTTGCTTGTTCAACTGTTCCGTCGAACAAGGTTTCAATTTGCATTTCTTCAATGTTAATCCGCAATACAATAACTCGGTCAACACAGTTAAGTGTGTTTGGATTAAAAGAAATATGACCGTTATTAACTAAACGTCCGGTGGTTTTAACTGAGACTCGTTCACCTTCCCCGCTTACAACATCATAGCCAGATTGATTTACTTCAGTTGCCATTTGCCCATTAGTAATCAATGCAGAATAAAGCTCACCAATTCTTCCGGTCAAGTGCCTCAGCTCAGTAATAGGAACACCCCAACTCAACTCTCGTTCAAACCAAGACATAGACTCACCCAAAGACTGAATTACCTGTATTTGTGTTAGAGCCACTTAGTTACCTCCTGATGCCTAACGCCTTGTTAAGTAGCAGCTAACTGCCACTGCACCCAAGCAAAGCCACCGTAGTCACTAAACTCAATTCAAACCAAAACCGGCAACTGTTAGCTGTCTGCTTGAACAATTTGTTATGCGCGTGGTTAGTCGAGCACTGGTCTGAAAAAGCTACGTTCATAGCTAATGATACAATTTGTATCTTCAGCAAATTGAAAAGCAGCAATACACTCTTTGTCTTTAAAAGAATCAGTACGATATGTTTCGTAAGCTGCGAGACTTGGGAATGAAAACAAAGCTAAGGCCACATTATTAGCACCTTCAGAAGGTAAGAAATAGCCGTGATGTTGCCCACCAAACTTCCCTACGAGTGGGATCCACATTTTCGCGTATTCTTCAAATTCACTAACCTTTGATGGATCAATGATATATCTCAGGTAACAAGTAACCACTTATTGAACTCCTTTCATCGTTTTTCCTATTAGCGCATAACGCCTTGCTAAGTTGCAGCTAACTGCCACAACACTCAAGCAAAGCCACGTAATCACTGAATTCAAACAAACCAAAATCGCCGAGCGTTAGCTGTCTGCTTGAGCAATTTGTTAGCTTTTTTCGTGCGATGCAGCCGACGTTTGGTACCAAGGTTTTAAAGAAACGCTCCAAAACTGACGCCGCCGACGTAACCAATG harbors:
- a CDS encoding NIPSNAP family protein, whose amino-acid sequence is MVTCYLRYIIDPSKVSEFEEYAKMWIPLVGKFGGQHHGYFLPSEGANNVALALFSFPSLAAYETYRTDSFKDKECIAAFQFAEDTNCIISYERSFFRPVLD
- a CDS encoding DUF6998 domain-containing protein, producing MALTQIQVIQSLGESMSWFERELSWGVPITELRHLTGRIGELYSALITNGQMATEVNQSGYDVVSGEGERVSVKTTGRLVNNGHISFNPNTLNCVDRVIVLRINIEEMQIETLFDGTVEQAKSLMCTSGSGSKYTLALSKLTKPSCLNRDIPKVKEGVWGELTIVERENGSIEVIKNGAPLLPAKPHLRLVAKELGVSILNSNGNPYNTRQLGSLIIRELNA